A part of Biomphalaria glabrata chromosome 3, xgBioGlab47.1, whole genome shotgun sequence genomic DNA contains:
- the LOC106073930 gene encoding putative phospholipase B-like 2 isoform X2, translating into MAEHTTLLLFLTFTLFSAIAYCQSDSITQLWVVLDDVNQTYTIYNTSQPNFIAVASFDNSINQTGWAKLDVITTSGPNQKYTDFQQMYAAGFVEGHITRSLIGMHWINTVAGFCQEPLSHQCLQLKKFLEANLNWMKEQISAYGTREYFWHHINLYLLQATGLQDGYSNYPGVLNTDIDVLGLYFFQVGGDMEDLGELFPSLSKIRSSVGQDNHWGFGRGHCSALLRLLPDFSDLYVAQDTWNDLPSMLRILKRYNFDLHLLPSSKDSIPGNIMTFSSYPGVLSSGDDFYLISSGLLSQETTIGNSNPDLLKYITYTSVLESFRSMVANRLASSGKEWAFYFSQFNSGTYNNQWMIVDYNKFVPFEKKPTDGLFYLLEQIPGTIYYEDLSQLLYNQSYFGSYNVAYFPNIFNASGMPALVNQFGDWFTYDKNPRALIYKRDVPKVVDMNSMTRLMRYNDFMHDPLSSCNCTPPYSAENAIACRDDLNPIDGTYPFSALGHRPHIATDMKLANFSLSLSLSFLAISSPTYDDLPPFQWSKSDYNTMSHVGHPDLWMFPLILFNGTYPMA; encoded by the exons ATGGCTGAACACACAACTTTGCTGTTGTTTCTTACATTCACATTGTTTTCAGCAATAGCATATTGCCAAAGTGATTCTATCACACAGCTTTGGGTTGTGCTTGACGATGTAAATCAAACATACACGATTTATAACACTTCTCAACCAAATTTCATAGCCGTTGCAAGCTTTGATAACAGTATCAACCAAACAGG ATGGGCCAAACTAGATGTTATCACTACTTCTGGTCCGAATCAGAAGTATACAGACTTCCAGCAAATGTATGCCGCTGGATTTGTCGAGGGACACATCACAAG ATCACTGATTGGCATGCACTGGATCAACACAGTAGCTGGCTTTTGTCAAGAGCCCTTATCCCATCAGTGTCTCCAGTTAAAGAAATTTTTGGAGGCCAATTTGAACTGGATGAAAGAACAAATTAGTGCTTATGGAACCAGGGAATATTTCTGGCATCAT ataaatCTGTATCTTTTGCAAGCCACAGGCCTCCAAGATGGATACTCTAATTATCCAGGTGTCCTCAATACAGATATTGATGTCCTGGGTCTCTA tTTCTTTCAAGTTGGTGGAGATATGGAAGATCTTGGAGAACTTTTTCCATCATTGTCCAAGATCCGTAGCTCAGTGGGCCAGGACAATCATTGGGGGTTTGGACGAGGTCACTGTTCTGCTCTGCTCCGTCTACTTCCAGACTTCTCCGACCTCTATGTAGCTCAGGACACATGGAATGATCTCCCTTCAATGCTGAGGATTTTGAAACGTTACAATTTTGACCTTCACCTTTTGCCATCCTCGAAAG ATAGTATACCTGGCAACATTATGACCTTTTCATCTTACCCTGGCGTCTTATCTTCTGGAGACGACTTCTATTTAATTTCTTCTGGTTTG CTCTCTCAAGAAACAACAATTGGCAATTCTAATCCTGACCTACTTAAGTACATTACCTACACCTCGGTACTGGAGAGCTTCAGAAGTATGGTGGCTAATAGACTAGCCTCTTCTGGAAAAGAATGGGCATTCTATTTTTCTCAATTTAACAGTGGCAC CTATAACAACCAGTGGATGATTGTTGATTATAACAAATTTGTACCTTTTGAGAAAAAGCCAACTGatggtttgttttatttattggaACAGATACC AGGAACAATCTACTATGAGGATCTGAGCCAGCTACTGTATAACCAATCTTACTTTGGCAGCTACAATGTTGC GTATTTTCCAAACATTTTCAATGCCAGTGGCATGCCAGCTCTGGTCAATCAGTTTGGTGATTGGTTCACTTACGATAAGAACCCAAGAGCTCTGATTTACAAGAGGGATGTTCCCAAAGTGGTGGACATGAACTCAATGACTAGGTTGATGAG ATACAATGATTTCATGCATGATCCGCTGTCCAGCTGTAATTGTACTCCACCCTATTCGGCAGAGAATGCTATTGCTTGTCGAGATGATTTAAACCCCATTGATGGTACTTACCCCTTCAGCGCTCTTGGACATCGCCCGCACATTGCTACTGATATGaag cttgcaaatttTTCACTGTCTCTGAGTTTGTCCTTCTTGGCTATTAGTAGCCCAACCTATGATGATCTGCCTCCCTTCCAGTGGAGCAAATCTGATTACAATACCATGTCACATGTGGGGCACCCTGACCTCTGGATGTTTCCCCTCATTCTCTTCAACGGCACCTACCCCATGGCTTAG
- the LOC106073930 gene encoding putative phospholipase B-like 2 isoform X1 translates to MAEHTTLLLFLTFTLFSAIAYCQSDSITQLWVVLDDVNQTYTIYNTSQPNFIAVASFDNSINQTGWAKLDVITTSGPNQKYTDFQQMYAAGFVEGHITRSLIGMHWINTVAGFCQEPLSHQCLQLKKFLEANLNWMKEQISAYGTREYFWHHINLYLLQATGLQDGYSNYPGVLNTDIDVLGLYFFQVGGDMEDLGELFPSLSKIRSSVGQDNHWGFGRGHCSALLRLLPDFSDLYVAQDTWNDLPSMLRILKRYNFDLHLLPSSKDSIPGNIMTFSSYPGVLSSGDDFYLISSGLLSQETTIGNSNPDLLKYITYTSVLESFRSMVANRLASSGKEWAFYFSQFNSGTYNNQWMIVDYNKFVPFEKKPTDGLFYLLEQIPGTIYYEDLSQLLYNQSYFGSYNVAYFPNIFNASGMPALVNQFGDWFTYDKNPRALIYKRDVPKVVDMNSMTRLMRYNDFMHDPLSSCNCTPPYSAENAIACRDDLNPIDGTYPFSALGHRPHIATDMKLANFSLSLSLSFLAISSPTYDDLPPFQWSKSDYNTMSHVGHPDLWMFPLILFNGTYPMA, encoded by the exons ATGGCTGAACACACAACTTTGCTGTTGTTTCTTACATTCACATTGTTTTCAGCAATAGCATATTGCCAAAGTGATTCTATCACACAGCTTTGGGTTGTGCTTGACGATGTAAATCAAACATACACGATTTATAACACTTCTCAACCAAATTTCATAGCCGTTGCAAGCTTTGATAACAGTATCAACCAAACAGG ATGGGCCAAACTAGATGTTATCACTACTTCTGGTCCGAATCAGAAGTATACAGACTTCCAGCAAATGTATGCCGCTGGATTTGTCGAGGGACACATCACAAG ATCACTGATTGGCATGCACTGGATCAACACAGTAGCTGGCTTTTGTCAAGAGCCCTTATCCCATCAGTGTCTCCAGTTAAAGAAATTTTTGGAGGCCAATTTGAACTGGATGAAAGAACAAATTAGTGCTTATGGAACCAGGGAATATTTCTGGCATCAT ataaatCTGTATCTTTTGCAAGCCACAGGCCTCCAAGATGGATACTCTAATTATCCAGGTGTCCTCAATACAGATATTGATGTCCTGGGTCTCTA tTTCTTTCAAGTTGGTGGAGATATGGAAGATCTTGGAGAACTTTTTCCATCATTGTCCAAGATCCGTAGCTCAGTGGGCCAGGACAATCATTGGGGGTTTGGACGAGGTCACTGTTCTGCTCTGCTCCGTCTACTTCCAGACTTCTCCGACCTCTATGTAGCTCAGGACACATGGAATGATCTCCCTTCAATGCTGAGGATTTTGAAACGTTACAATTTTGACCTTCACCTTTTGCCATCCTCGAAAG ATAGTATACCTGGCAACATTATGACCTTTTCATCTTACCCTGGCGTCTTATCTTCTGGAGACGACTTCTATTTAATTTCTTCTGGTTTG CTCTCTCAAGAAACAACAATTGGCAATTCTAATCCTGACCTACTTAAGTACATTACCTACACCTCGGTACTGGAGAGCTTCAGAAGTATGGTGGCTAATAGACTAGCCTCTTCTGGAAAAGAATGGGCATTCTATTTTTCTCAATTTAACAGTGGCAC CTATAACAACCAGTGGATGATTGTTGATTATAACAAATTTGTACCTTTTGAGAAAAAGCCAACTGatggtttgttttatttattggaACAGATACC AGGAACAATCTACTATGAGGATCTGAGCCAGCTACTGTATAACCAATCTTACTTTGGCAGCTACAATGTTGC GTATTTTCCAAACATTTTCAATGCCAGTGGCATGCCAGCTCTGGTCAATCAGTTTGGTGATTGGTTCACTTACGATAAGAACCCAAGAGCTCTGATTTACAAGAGGGATGTTCCCAAAGTGGTGGACATGAACTCAATGACTAGGTTGATGAG ATACAATGATTTCATGCATGATCCGCTGTCCAGCTGTAATTGTACTCCACCCTATTCGGCAGAGAATGCTATTGCTTGTCGAGATGATTTAAACCCCATTGATGGTACTTACCCCTTCAGCGCTCTTGGACATCGCCCGCACATTGCTACTGATATGaag cttgcaaatttTTCACTGTCTCTGAGTTTGTCCTTCTTGGCTATTAGTAGCCCAACCTATGATGATCTGCCTCCCTTCCAGTGGAGCAAATCTGATTACAATACCATGTCACATGTGGGGCACCCTGACCTCTGGATGTTTCCCCTCATTCTCTTCAACGGCAC CTACCCCATGGCTTAG